The Blochmannia endosymbiont of Camponotus sp. genome includes a window with the following:
- the sdhC gene encoding succinate dehydrogenase, cytochrome b556 subunit encodes MIKENRKPIHLNLRTIQFPITAIASILHRISGVLLFIIMGPILWLLKLSLSSNNEFYKIYNFLLVNYYISKFLFWITIIVIIYHIVAGIRQILMDFGYLEQTLLMGKISVKVIFILTILLSVLSGILIWYPLNRP; translated from the coding sequence ATGATCAAAGAAAATCGAAAACCAATACATTTAAATCTAAGAACCATACAATTCCCTATCACTGCTATTGCTTCCATTTTGCATAGAATCTCAGGAGTGTTGTTATTCATAATCATGGGACCAATTCTTTGGTTATTAAAATTATCTTTATCTTCTAATAACGAATTTTATAAAATTTATAACTTTTTACTAGTAAATTACTATATTTCAAAATTTTTATTTTGGATAACTATAATAGTGATAATTTATCATATAGTCGCTGGCATTCGTCAAATTTTAATGGATTTTGGATATTTGGAGCAAACACTATTAATGGGAAAAATAAGTGTAAAAGTTATATTTATCTTAACTATTTTATTATCTGTTTTAAGTGGAATTTTAATATGGTACCCATTAAATCGACCTTGA
- a CDS encoding phosphoglucomutase, which yields MQNHIRAGKLASHNETINTSQLITQYYTLSPDPSNDAHSIVFGTSGHRGSSQKYSFNEAHILAISQSIVQIRTQQGITGPCYVGKDTHALSEPAFISVLEVLAANYIDVIVQKKNGYTPTPAISHAITQYNKNHHNNHTKKADGIIITSSHNPPEDGGIKYNSVYGGPASTNITRAIELTANRFLINNLKNVHRMTLDNAWKSGYIHTQDFILNYVKKLSTIINMKAIQTSGLKLGVHPLGGSSIDYWQNIAQYYQLNLNLISKKIDKTFSFMHLDYDGCIRMDCSSKLAMTGVLKSSKNFDLILVNDPDCDRHGIITPFGLIKSNRYLTIAADYLFNNRPLWRNRALSIGKTYVSSIMINRVAYNLNRQLLEVPVGFKWFAKGLFNNRLGFVGEDSAGASFLDFYCSPWSTDKDGMIMCLLAAEIIAVSDKSLQKYYDQLIKNFDISSYNRIQLPINYAQKSLISNTLFSQINMQELANDPIIRILNIVPLKDRISMDGVKIITHNGWAACRLSGTEPIYKIYCESLLHVSHREKIEREIIDTIQSIINLS from the coding sequence ATGCAGAATCACATTCGCGCTGGAAAACTAGCATCACATAATGAAACTATTAATACATCTCAATTAATAACACAATATTATACTTTATCTCCAGATCCAAGCAATGATGCTCATAGTATTGTATTCGGAACATCGGGTCATCGTGGCAGTTCCCAGAAATATAGCTTTAACGAAGCACATATATTAGCAATCAGTCAATCAATTGTGCAAATACGTACACAACAAGGTATAACTGGCCCATGTTATGTTGGAAAAGATACTCACGCTCTTTCCGAGCCAGCATTTATATCTGTACTTGAAGTATTAGCAGCTAATTATATTGACGTTATCGTTCAAAAAAAAAATGGTTATACTCCAACTCCTGCTATTTCTCATGCTATTACTCAATATAACAAAAATCATCATAATAATCATACAAAAAAAGCTGATGGTATCATTATTACATCTTCTCATAATCCACCTGAAGATGGCGGGATAAAATATAACTCAGTATATGGAGGACCAGCTTCTACTAATATTACTCGTGCAATTGAACTAACTGCTAACAGGTTTTTAATAAATAATTTAAAAAATGTACATCGTATGACATTGGATAACGCTTGGAAAAGCGGATATATACATACACAAGATTTTATTTTAAATTATGTAAAAAAACTATCTACAATAATCAATATGAAAGCTATACAAACATCTGGTTTAAAGTTAGGAGTACATCCTTTAGGTGGATCAAGTATAGATTATTGGCAAAATATTGCTCAATATTATCAATTAAATTTAAACTTAATCAGTAAAAAAATTGATAAAACCTTTAGTTTTATGCATCTTGATTATGATGGCTGCATTCGAATGGACTGTTCTTCTAAACTTGCAATGACTGGGGTATTAAAATCGTCTAAAAATTTTGATCTGATTTTAGTTAATGATCCCGACTGTGACAGACATGGTATTATTACTCCTTTTGGTTTAATTAAATCCAATCGTTACCTTACTATTGCAGCTGATTATCTTTTTAACAATCGGCCATTGTGGCGTAATCGTGCATTATCTATAGGAAAAACTTATGTATCTAGTATTATGATAAATCGAGTAGCATATAATCTTAATCGTCAACTATTAGAAGTACCAGTAGGTTTTAAATGGTTTGCAAAAGGATTATTTAATAATCGTTTAGGTTTTGTAGGAGAAGACAGTGCAGGAGCATCTTTTTTAGATTTTTATTGTTCTCCATGGTCTACTGACAAAGATGGAATGATTATGTGTTTATTAGCAGCTGAAATAATTGCTGTTAGCGATAAATCTTTGCAGAAGTATTATGATCAGTTAATTAAAAATTTTGATATATCTAGTTATAATCGCATTCAATTACCTATTAATTACGCACAAAAATCCCTCATTTCTAACACATTGTTTAGTCAAATTAATATGCAAGAATTAGCGAACGATCCTATCATTAGAATCTTAAATATAGTGCCATTAAAAGATCGAATATCCATGGACGGCGTAAAAATAATAACTCACAACGGTTGGGCAGCATGTAGATTATCTGGTACTGAGCCAATATATAAAATTTATTGCGAAAGCCTTTTACATGTTTCTCATAGAGAAAAAATTGAAAGAGAAATAATAGACACCATCCAGTCTATAATAAATTTATCTTGA
- the sdhD gene encoding succinate dehydrogenase, hydrophobic membrane anchor protein has product MVPIKSTLKRHGVYEWLLVRFSAILILLYIVYISIFIIFTNTLSYDEWYDFFGKNTTKIFSIMALISALSHTWIGIHHVLEDYIKSIILRRISIWITNSVLFIYLLLGIIIIWSV; this is encoded by the coding sequence ATGGTACCCATTAAATCGACCTTGAAACGTCATGGAGTATATGAATGGTTATTGGTCCGGTTTTCCGCCATTCTAATATTATTATATATTGTATATATATCTATTTTTATTATTTTTACTAATACCTTATCCTATGATGAATGGTATGATTTCTTTGGTAAAAACACCACCAAAATTTTTAGCATAATGGCCCTAATTTCCGCTTTAAGTCATACTTGGATTGGCATACATCATGTGTTAGAAGATTATATAAAATCAATTATATTAAGACGAATAAGCATATGGATAACCAATTCTGTATTATTCATATACCTATTATTAGGAATAATTATTATTTGGAGTGTATAG
- the sdhA gene encoding succinate dehydrogenase flavoprotein subunit, producing MRHHIPIKEFFSVVIGAGGAGMRVALQISKMGFSCALISKVFPTRSHTVSAQGGITVALGNNHEDNWQWHMYDTIKGSDYIGDQHAIEYMCKTGPKAVLELEHMGLPFSRLKNGRIYQRPFGGQTLHYGKKQAARTAAAADRTGHALLHTLYQQNLKNKTTIFSEWYALDLVQNQDGRILGCTAFSIETGELVYFKARATVLATGGGGRIYQSTTNAHINTGDGIGMILRAGIPAQDMEMWQFHPTGIAGVGILVSEGCRGEGGYLLNILGERFMERYAPKAKDLASRDVVARAIMLEIQEGRGYSGTCGPHVKLKIDHLGKELLELRLPGILELVRTFSYIDPVKELIPVFPTCHYMMGGIPTTIHGEVITINDSGIDTTVPGLFAVGETACVSVHGANRLGGNSLLDLIVFGHATGAYIQSYLSEEEWPVRGPTDSDIEISLARYIRWNNNKSSEKEDPVTIRQDLQLCMQNNFSVFKEKEKMLKGLSELKEIRNRLNYATLSDKSYTFNTQRVECLELDNLLETAYVTAMASIFRTESRGAHSRYDFPTRDDKNWLCHTLYLPKNDLMIRRNVNMQPKFRPPFPPKIRVY from the coding sequence ATGCGCCATCATATACCAATTAAAGAATTTTTTTCTGTTGTCATTGGAGCTGGCGGAGCAGGTATGCGCGTTGCCCTGCAAATTTCTAAAATGGGATTCTCTTGTGCCCTAATATCCAAAGTATTCCCTACACGTTCGCATACAGTGTCGGCTCAAGGAGGAATTACAGTTGCTCTTGGTAATAATCACGAAGATAATTGGCAATGGCATATGTATGATACTATTAAAGGATCTGATTATATAGGCGACCAACATGCCATTGAATACATGTGCAAAACAGGACCCAAAGCAGTCTTAGAATTAGAACATATGGGATTACCATTTTCTAGGTTAAAAAACGGTCGCATTTACCAACGTCCATTTGGAGGACAAACTTTACATTATGGCAAAAAACAAGCAGCGCGCACCGCTGCAGCTGCTGATCGTACTGGACATGCGCTATTACATACTTTATATCAACAGAATTTGAAAAATAAAACAACTATATTCTCAGAATGGTACGCATTAGATTTAGTACAAAACCAAGACGGAAGAATACTAGGTTGCACTGCTTTTTCTATTGAAACAGGAGAATTAGTATATTTCAAAGCACGCGCTACAGTACTTGCGACTGGAGGTGGAGGACGTATTTATCAATCCACTACTAATGCTCATATAAACACCGGGGATGGAATTGGAATGATATTGCGTGCAGGTATTCCTGCTCAAGATATGGAAATGTGGCAATTTCATCCTACTGGTATAGCTGGCGTTGGAATTTTAGTAAGTGAAGGATGCCGTGGTGAAGGGGGGTATCTTTTAAATATTTTAGGAGAAAGATTTATGGAACGATATGCGCCTAAAGCAAAAGATTTAGCTAGTAGAGATGTAGTAGCTCGAGCAATTATGCTAGAAATTCAAGAAGGTCGAGGTTATTCAGGCACATGCGGTCCCCATGTCAAATTAAAGATAGATCATTTAGGCAAAGAATTACTAGAATTACGATTACCTGGTATTTTAGAATTAGTGCGTACTTTTTCCTATATAGACCCTGTAAAAGAATTAATTCCAGTGTTTCCAACTTGTCATTACATGATGGGTGGTATCCCTACGACAATACACGGAGAAGTAATCACTATAAATGATTCAGGCATAGATACAACAGTACCAGGTTTATTTGCAGTTGGAGAAACTGCTTGCGTATCAGTACATGGTGCAAATCGACTCGGTGGAAATTCTTTGCTAGATTTGATCGTATTTGGGCATGCCACTGGAGCATATATACAATCATATTTATCAGAAGAAGAATGGCCAGTTCGTGGACCTACCGATTCTGATATTGAAATATCATTAGCCCGTTATATTCGTTGGAATAATAATAAATCAAGCGAAAAAGAAGACCCAGTAACAATACGTCAGGATTTGCAATTGTGTATGCAAAATAATTTTTCTGTTTTTAAAGAAAAAGAAAAAATGTTAAAAGGTTTATCAGAACTAAAAGAAATACGTAATCGATTAAATTATGCTACTCTAAGCGATAAATCTTACACATTCAATACACAACGTGTTGAATGTTTAGAATTGGATAATTTATTAGAAACTGCTTATGTAACCGCCATGGCTTCAATTTTTAGAACTGAAAGCAGAGGAGCTCACAGTCGTTATGATTTCCCTACGCGTGATGATAAAAATTGGCTATGTCATACATTGTATTTACCAAAAAATGACCTTATGATCCGTCGTAATGTAAATATGCAACCAAAATTTCGTCCTCCTTTTCCTCCAAAAATCCGTGTATATTAA
- a CDS encoding succinate dehydrogenase iron-sulfur subunit, with the protein MKIKFSIYRYHPEFNKNPYMKNYTLNLLHAKNMTLLDALIKLKEQDPTLTFRRSCREGVCGSDGMNINGTNNLACVTSLTKLYDDNHHNVIVVHPLPGFPIIRDLVVDMSQFYLQYEKVQPFLINDHSNQQSKLSHEYLQSPEERSKLDGSYECILCACCSSSCPSFWWNPDKFIGPAGLLTLYRFLMDSRDTNHKERLKNFKDSFSVFRCHNIMNCVNVCPKKLNPAKAIGHIKRILAKNAISIK; encoded by the coding sequence ATGAAAATTAAATTTTCTATTTATCGTTATCATCCTGAATTCAATAAAAATCCTTATATGAAAAATTATACTCTTAATTTATTACATGCAAAAAATATGACGTTATTAGATGCTTTAATCAAATTAAAAGAACAGGACCCAACTTTAACATTTCGTCGTTCTTGTAGAGAAGGAGTATGTGGTTCTGATGGAATGAATATAAATGGCACAAACAATCTAGCATGTGTCACTTCCCTAACAAAATTATATGATGATAATCATCATAATGTAATTGTAGTACATCCATTGCCTGGATTTCCAATAATTCGTGATTTAGTAGTAGATATGAGTCAATTTTACCTTCAATATGAAAAAGTACAACCGTTTCTAATTAATGATCACTCCAATCAACAATCTAAATTGTCACACGAATATTTACAATCTCCAGAGGAGCGCTCTAAATTAGATGGATCTTATGAATGTATATTATGTGCGTGTTGCTCCAGTTCTTGCCCCTCTTTTTGGTGGAATCCGGATAAATTCATTGGTCCCGCTGGATTATTAACATTATATCGTTTTTTAATGGATAGCCGGGATACTAATCATAAAGAAAGACTGAAGAATTTTAAAGATTCTTTTAGCGTTTTTCGTTGTCATAACATTATGAATTGCGTTAATGTATGTCCTAAAAAATTAAATCCAGCTAAAGCCATAGGTCATATTAAACGAATATTAGCAAAAAATGCAATAAGCATTAAATAA